The genomic window cgttcctattggctatTCTACTGCATATGCGCGCTCCCGTGCcgccggcagaaggggagagcaagcggcaATGGCGAACAGCGCACCAagtaaaatagctattccagcacAGCAACTGCCTACAcggctaaacaacccaaaaaaaggaagatagaactcggttccccggagccccggagggaggggaagggtgaggtggggcTGGGTCCGGCCGGAGGGCGCGAGGGTCAGCTGTGGGAGCGGAGCCGAGGGCTCTCCGTGGAGAGGGAGAGCCAAGCCTCGCgggtatatgtgcggggccgcgagggaaggatggggagggctgctgcgaggtgagggagagccgaggctcccagagagggagaaagagaaccaagtaggataaaatactcgcATGCTCttctggtaggaggggctcagggcggagacaaacgaaacctaactcagatgagactcaaaaatcaaccgtcttcaggctttctacctactgcagctttaagggCAGATGAGGAAATTGTAAAAAGGAGGGACAGTCTGAGGTCATGTGGTGGAAGAATGAAAAAATGCAATTAAGGAACGTTGTAATGGGGAATGTGGCtggagaggagggacagagagaaagataaGACCATCATTGTGTTCAAATAGCTGTTTATTCAATATTTTGGTTTATgatcaaatacctgcaaaactaatggcaTTCACATCAGCCTTAGCTGTATTCTCCTTTCTCATCTTTCTCTAtcccctctccatctctcccccctctccctccattgtctctctgtctcctcagagCCCTCAGTGTTTCTCCTCCAGAAGACGCCCTCCTCTCCAGTCAGCTGCCACGCTATAGGTTTCTTCCCTGACAGAGCCATGATGTTctggaggaaagatggagaggagaTTCATGAAGATGTGGAACATGGAGAGATTCTCCCCAACCATGATGGCACCTTCCAGATGAGTGTTGACCTGGACCTTTCATCAGTCACACGTGAAGACTGGTGGAGGTACGACTGTGTGTTTCATCTCTCTGGTGTAAACGACAACATTGTTACCAGACTGGATGAAGCAGTGATCAGGACCAACAGGGGTAAGAATGAGACCAGAGGGTGCTGATGGGGACTGCATGTCTGTGGTTTGCTTTAGCTTTTGTCCTCCAATGAAACTGGAATAAACCAATTAAATCCTTTAACTAAGCCAACATAGGTTGCTGGCACGTAGTTCACAGCAGATAAAACACTGGACGTACCTCTGTTCTAACCTGCTTTATCTGTATCGGcctaaaatatgtaaaatatttttttggtcCACAGAGAGGCCCAGTAACATGACCGTCCCCATCATTGCTGCAATGGTTGCTCTTGCTGTCTTCCTTGTCGCTGCCTTTGGATTCATGGCTTACAAAAAGAAGAAAGGTGagactgaaaatgaaatgatcATCTGCTCaattgacttttttaatgatttgatTGTAGTCtttgaattgatgtttttattcagATTATATTCATTTGAAATGAGCATCAGTTCCCTGCACCCCACAATTTGAAGCAACCTACAGTAAGCACTGTAAGGCTCAGAGCCTGTGAGTCATGATAATATATCACTATGATGTAGGAGAGAAGGGATAGGAAAAGTAGTAAGGACTAAACAGAAGGGTAGAATGACTTGATTTTTCTGTCTGAGTGAGTAGAAGCGGGGATCATATTAACTAGGGATGAGATGATGAAAGATGGCATCTACAACAGTGACTGAAATGTTGATGATGGTCTGTTTTGATTTCAGCCAAAGGCCCTCCATCTCGTAAGTAAATCTTCCTTTACAGACTTAACACTGTAGATTTATAAGTGGTTCAAATATTGTGCAGATGAACTTTTTAGGACTGTGAGTGGCCTCTATGCAGTTTCACACAAACTGTTTGTTTCTGACCTTACAGCTCCTGACAACGCCCCTGAGGTCTCTGAGAAACTGAATCCAGCCAACTGATTGACAAACGCACTCACTGAGTTTCCTCATATGGGATGAAGAAAGTAAACTCTTTGACATGTGCCATGTTAAAtaacattacataacataagTGAAGTATTAGTCATGATTTGTGTGCTTGATATGTTTGTGCAAGTTTTTTTGACAGATGCAATAAGCACCCAGGTGTCCATAGCCAACAACCTTTTTGCACCCAGGATTGAAAGGCTATTGTGGCTGTTTACATTACAGTGTTCTGGGCATTCGAGCAACATCGGAATATGACATTAACATGAATGGGTCTAATCAGCTTTTCTGGTAAGATTTATGTTGGTTGCCCCCTTAAAGTCAGAGAATCAAACTATTAGTCGGAGACtcctcagtcgactgagattctTCAAGTGGAGCAGtagtttttctcttcttttttttttggttgtttgtttttttggtcagGTTGTTTGCAGTGTTCCTCAGAGGgtgttttggtccccagatgtGGCTGTAGAGTGAGCGCTCCTAGCTTTTACACTGCTCTACACTACATGCATTTGCGAATCCTACGATGGAGAAGCAATGACccgccttactctgcctctgactggcttaccTTGAATCAACCAatcccactcctcttgcctaaggCAAGGGTCATTCCTTCACCATCCTAGGATTCGCAAATCTGCCTCCGATACAGGCAGCTGTGGACCCACACCCAGGGTGGGTCTGAGTgaaaatacgtgaaatgaccacgacctcttaacaccgcattccgtggtggcaccacgtaatgggttgaaattacgtgctgccaccaagAAAACAATGCCactgtaaagtcaattaggatcctctcccgtggtggacacacggattccctgattcaattacgtcacgtcaacctcgttttcctcaatgatatctttaacattcctgtatacacacaaaaaaacgcggaagtgttcttgataactcagcaatatgacaggttaatgtcaaggccataaaataaaataaatgtattttgccagcttttgatagcgtggggctttaagagcattgtgctgtgggcggatggggtgcgttccactactgttttgtagctgctgtctgccgtctgtgggcttcattccatttcagattgccatccgtctgccgtaaccgaATCCAAatgccactaataaataaataaataagaagataaaaataaggctgagcacggaagaaccagagaggaaacaccatcacatggagccgtccgcccctggcaacccggccaccctccactccaccaggggagagtggaccccaagccagcggctgccccgctggttatacctccgaccgtggcagctgtcacacaaaccgctgctgaaaattatacattttgatacaggtaggctatatacatattgcaaaactctgtaaaagtacaccaaagcatattttcgtttccaaatatttatttgaaaacgaatccattcatacggtcaatataaaacattttgttagtaataaaaaacaaatgtaatctcaatgtgaccgTGCCAGCCGGCGGGATTGTGGCTGAACCAATTCcagtgttcattcattcattcattcattcattcattcaatcgcatgttcaatgtgtgtgtgtgtgtgtgtgagagagagaggagtatcaataaaaaaaagtttccagtaattatttcggtgtttatttcttttattcttccgttttttttaattaaaatgcgtaatatagccaacaatattatagaccaaatgttaatctaattattattgtagaatgtatttagcaaatcaccactctcaactggagacagcagcaaaaaaaaaaaaaaaaaggcattataaaaagccgacaaatagtgttaattaattgacgtgagacattgaagaggttgtctcctatagtctgtaatttttttttttttttatcttatcataacttctcagaaattactcaaaagtagaacatgctaaaagtaaataaaataataggctaaatagtatctaagcaataacaaagtgtctaaacaataataaatattatctaagttatctattaggctaccattccactctgtaaatagattttaaaatttcaatatgattttaatattatttttgcttatttcattattgttattattggttttactttttagtagtattgtattgtctgaggatgactcattttagtaactatctacagtaaaaaagataaaaacaagcaaagaaacaaacaaaactcattttatacacggggccttcaaagtgctctctgaaactacacctggcatggcttgtgtccaaaaaaaaaagaaaaaatctaaactttgtcgtagagctaaaccaaatacatcattggaaaggtctcaacctggagagtaacatatgtcagtatgaagattctacatggctcctgctttcagccattgacctttgaaccttgacctcagtgcatgtttgagggcttataactcagcaactaaagggggtacagacatgggaccaactgttatagagagctcttgacctcagctatcatgtgagtgtagtcaacaactgagggtgctgtcagatataggtaaaatatggataaaattaattttcacccatttagaaattagatatttaaaatctgatttcacaaatgtgtttaccatccccttaaagtccacagtgtactctcaattcagtatttacaacttccaaatctgggaaaaacacttagatttttaaaaaactacaattccctgggaccgcgccatgcagtttgatacatatcagcaacatagttgtagttcttctgatttgcaaagtagggctctaaatagggttgtaaaagatctatctactgaatatatctaatatcaagtaaagccgaactagttattacactccacctagatgaattatggtaagaaaaagtaaagatgtccgctaattttcgatattttagctaatacactagaaacggcgtttttgggacagtaggttcgtttgctgcttgctgtaaaatagggtcgtaaaaagatagatctactgaataaatctaatatctagtaaagcggaagtagttattacactgcacctagattgactatgttaagaaaaaaagcaaggatattggctaatcgtagttattttagatagtactctaaaaacggcgtttttgggacggtaggtttttttgcggcttgttgtaaaacagggtcgtaaaaagatacatctactgaatatatcaaatgtctagtaaagctgaactagtaatgacactgcacctagatgaaatatgttaagaaaaagtaggcatgatggttaatttcagatactttagcaagttctctagaaacggcgtttttgggattgaatatttgaataggctataacaaatatctagaacagcctaACTATCacgttatcattattattattattattggtgggaaattataacagaggaatatatttgccattttaatatcaagaacacttccgcgttttgtgcaggaatgttaaagatatcattgaggaaaacgaggttgacgtgacgtaattgaatcagggaatccgtgtgtccaccacgggagaggaccctaattgactttacagtggcattgttttcgtggtggcagcacgtaatttcaacccattaggtggtgccaccacggaatgcggtgttaagaggtcgtggtcatttcacgtatttctgtgagatcaggttgatgGAGGCAGCTGCCCTGAGGAAAAGAGCCTTTGCCTGGTCAGgagataatgttatcttctgccttctgcttagagCTGgtaaatttacagctcacagcatcTTAATACGATACaatctctggcttttgtttgatatctagtgtcagcaaaaaaatattgttgcaCATATCCAAATTGTTAGCTCGCAGGtctaacttggcttgtttactatattacgtgAGCATAGATGTCACCCTAAATGCCCGCCAGACACGGTTCAATCTCTCAAACTTTACATGAAAAAACAGCAAGAAGTAGAACATTCATGTTGAAAAGCCAAATCTGACTTAaatgacataattctgagtcggaTACAATCTTAAGTCAGTTAAAGCTACACTTACCTtcctggaaattttacacttttctttgtttaggttaaaatgctatccATCctataagctgatggcacactaaaatgtaagtgaattccaccagagataaaaactcataattacagcattctcatatggttctaagaaaactccagccaatcattgcattcggtccgAATAGAAGGTGATACCAGATAGAAGGTGAGGGTGATTGGCCGTTACATGAAGTTGCCTATCAAGCCAGTTGTCACTGCAGTTTATGCTGAGCAGATACAATGTAGATATGAGACTGGGGCAAGCTGTAGAGTATCTGCTCTTTGTTTGGGCAAGTGAAGGATTTAAAGGCAGCTTTAAGGTATGTTTGGTCAGGTTTAGAGATTGATATCAGAGGGCTCAGTGGATTATGTTTTGATAACCACAAATGAATAACAAAACCAAATATAAGATTCTTTTTTGTACTGATGTTTTGCTTTTCAATAAAGTTTGGCTCTTatttcaaaaactttttttcaaaagtttcTTTAGTCCACACACTGATCTGTGACTACAGCTGCAGAAATATGACCTGAGCATTCGGTACACTCACAGAGGCATTGGATGAGAAGATTAATAGCCATGTCAACTCTCAGCAGAGTTAGCTTCCAGACaaatttagcttagcttagcatgaatgCGGGAAGTAGTGAAAAAACAGCAAGCCAGTAGCACTGTAAAAAGTGCCTTCTCACAACTTCAAAGCTgatacatgtaaaaaaagaaaagaaaaagaaaaccaacaATTCAGGCTTAGATAGAAACtcagtaaatatatattattgcaCTGTACACATAATCACATTGATGCTTGTTGGCCTTTTATGTTAATACAGATGATTTTTCCAACTATACAACTTTTTCTTCTCAAAGCAAAGCCAAAGACTGTGGCCCCTCCTCAACCGTTAGGTGTTAGGGTT from Epinephelus lanceolatus isolate andai-2023 chromosome 11, ASM4190304v1, whole genome shotgun sequence includes these protein-coding regions:
- the LOC144458323 gene encoding DLA class I histocompatibility antigen, A9/A9 alpha chain-like isoform X2; amino-acid sequence: MKKLFLMLFLCQFSSAVKHTLRYALTTSSREQDFMFVGIAVVDGIVAVNCDSINKKVEPKQDWMKKAYEDNPRILERHTQQCYYPNFFKTTIHDLKQRFNQSGEPSVFLLQKTPSSPVSCHAIGFFPDRAMMFWRKDGEEIHEDVEHGEILPNHDGTFQMSVDLDLSSVTREDWWRYDCVFHLSGVNDNIVTRLDEAVIRTNRERPSNMTVPIIAAMVALAVFLVAAFGFMAYKKKKAKGPPSPPDNAPEVSEKLNPAN